The following proteins are co-located in the Sporosarcina pasteurii genome:
- a CDS encoding ABC transporter ATP-binding protein: MTKPLLKVKGLKKYFPVKKGLLGRTVGHVKAVDDVSFHVNEGETLGIVGESGCGKSTTGRMLMRLLEPTEGSVEFNGKELTTLSADEMRKTRRDIQMVFQDPYASLNPRHTIERILSEPLLVHGVKDPKERREKVHRFLEVVGLSAYHARRYPHQFSGGQRQRIGIARALMTNPKLIIADEPVSALDVSIQAQVLNLMQDLQKEFNLTYIFIAHDLGVVRHISDRVGVMYLGKMVEVAESEQLYAKPLHPYTQALLSAVPVPDPEHQKREVLLEGDMPNPANPPTGCTFHTRCPFKMDICGQVVPQLVNLGEGHSVACHLYNEESDNDIKEKEGVIT, from the coding sequence ATGACGAAGCCCTTATTAAAAGTTAAAGGCTTAAAAAAATATTTCCCTGTGAAAAAAGGTTTGCTAGGTAGAACGGTCGGCCACGTAAAGGCAGTTGATGATGTTTCATTTCACGTCAATGAAGGGGAAACGTTAGGGATTGTAGGGGAATCAGGTTGTGGTAAATCTACAACAGGTCGTATGCTGATGCGATTGCTTGAACCTACTGAGGGCAGTGTCGAATTTAATGGTAAGGAATTGACGACACTGTCAGCGGATGAAATGAGGAAAACGCGACGCGATATTCAAATGGTGTTTCAAGATCCTTATGCATCCTTAAATCCGCGCCATACAATCGAAAGAATATTAAGTGAGCCGCTACTCGTTCATGGTGTCAAAGATCCGAAAGAACGAAGAGAAAAAGTGCATAGATTTCTTGAGGTTGTTGGATTAAGTGCCTACCATGCAAGGCGTTATCCACATCAGTTTAGTGGAGGGCAGCGGCAAAGGATAGGCATTGCCCGGGCTTTGATGACAAATCCAAAATTGATTATTGCTGATGAACCTGTTTCTGCACTAGATGTATCGATTCAAGCGCAAGTTTTGAATCTTATGCAAGATTTGCAGAAAGAATTTAATTTAACGTATATTTTCATTGCCCATGACTTAGGGGTCGTTCGCCATATTAGCGATAGGGTCGGTGTGATGTATTTAGGAAAAATGGTTGAAGTGGCGGAAAGTGAACAACTATACGCGAAGCCATTACATCCGTATACGCAGGCGTTGTTATCCGCAGTTCCTGTTCCAGATCCCGAGCATCAGAAGCGAGAAGTTTTACTAGAAGGGGATATGCCCAATCCTGCAAATCCACCGACCGGTTGTACATTTCATACGAGATGTCCATTTAAAATGGATATCTGCGGACAAGTCGTTCCGCAGTTGGTTAATTTGGGAGAAGGTCATTCTGTTGCTTGCCATTTATACAACGAGGAAAGCGACAATGATATAAAAGAGAAAGAGGGGGTTATTACATGA
- a CDS encoding ABC transporter permease — MLSYIGKRLLQLIPVLLGMTFIVFMIIRAIPGNPAQVILGQQATEEAVAALTAKLGLDKPWYTQYFDYLKGILTGNFGESMRTRAPVAEEVWPYLAATFELALFAMIIAVVIGINAGIISAWFQNSWFDYMAMVLALVGVSMPIFWLGLMGQWAFALELSWLPTTGREPVRDPVTAITHLYVIDTIIAGRFDQLVQVLRHLVLPGLALATIPMAIIARMTRSSMLEVMRSDYVRTARAKGQKMFFVVYKHALKNAIIPVLTIIGLQMGMLLGGAILTETIFAWPGIGRYIYDAIGFRDYPVIQSGILIVAFFFVMINLIVDLLYSFIDPRIKYD, encoded by the coding sequence ATGCTTAGCTATATTGGGAAAAGATTACTGCAGCTAATTCCGGTCCTGCTTGGGATGACGTTTATTGTCTTTATGATCATCCGGGCAATCCCAGGTAATCCTGCACAAGTAATCCTTGGTCAACAAGCGACAGAAGAAGCGGTTGCGGCATTGACAGCTAAACTTGGGTTAGATAAACCGTGGTATACACAGTACTTTGATTATTTAAAAGGAATTCTGACAGGTAATTTTGGAGAGTCGATGCGAACGCGTGCGCCTGTTGCAGAAGAAGTATGGCCTTATTTGGCGGCGACATTTGAACTTGCCTTATTTGCAATGATTATTGCTGTTGTCATTGGTATTAATGCAGGCATTATTTCGGCCTGGTTTCAAAACTCTTGGTTTGATTATATGGCGATGGTTCTTGCGCTTGTCGGTGTGTCCATGCCAATCTTTTGGTTAGGATTAATGGGACAATGGGCATTTGCGTTGGAATTATCATGGTTGCCAACAACAGGGAGAGAGCCGGTCCGAGATCCAGTGACGGCCATTACGCATTTATATGTGATCGATACCATTATCGCGGGACGGTTTGATCAATTGGTGCAAGTGCTACGACATTTAGTTTTGCCAGGACTTGCGCTTGCCACAATCCCGATGGCGATTATTGCACGAATGACACGGTCCAGTATGCTTGAAGTGATGCGTTCAGATTATGTTCGAACCGCTAGAGCAAAAGGGCAGAAAATGTTTTTCGTTGTGTACAAACATGCGCTTAAAAACGCGATTATTCCTGTATTAACAATTATCGGATTGCAAATGGGAATGTTACTTGGTGGCGCGATTTTAACGGAAACCATATTCGCATGGCCAGGCATTGGGCGATATATATACGATGCAATAGGCTTTAGAGATTATCCGGTCATTCAATCAGGTATTTTAATCGTTGCATTCTTTTTCGTCATGATTAACTTAATTGTAGACTTATTATATAGCTTTATCGATCCGAGAATTAAATATGATTAA
- a CDS encoding ABC transporter substrate-binding protein has product MRKGKVWSLAIMLLLVFSTVLAACSGGDNESGEKDKGKNTSEQSSSGSGETLVFGRGGDSTSLDPSRTTEGETFKVTINLFETLLTFEDEGTAVEPGLAKSWEPSEDGLTYTFELQEGVKFHDGTDFNAEAVVKNFERWASGDAEKFPYYNSMFGGFEGDEGHVIESVTAEGEHTVVIKLTRPQAPFLKNLAMDMFAIASPTAIEEQGDDDFERNPVGTGPFKFVEWKPNDSITIERFDDYWQEDFPKLEKVIFRSIPDNAARLNALMAGEIDLADGINPSDGASIEGNPDLQLFERPSMNVGYLGLTVTREPFDNKLVRQAMNHAIDKQSIIDAFFEGRADIAVNPMPPSVSGYNDEIEGYEYNPEKAKELLEEAGYGDGFEMELWAMPVPRPYMPDGEKVAEVIQKNLADIGITAKIVSHEWATYLELASKGDADAFMLGWTGDNGDPDNFLYVLLDEDNIGSNNYTYFKNDETHELFIEAQTEVDEEKRIELYKKAQEILHEEAPWVPLAHSIPLLAGSKDITGFLPHPTGSDLLSNVDIER; this is encoded by the coding sequence ATGAGAAAAGGTAAAGTTTGGTCTTTAGCAATCATGTTGCTACTTGTCTTTTCGACAGTTCTTGCTGCATGTTCTGGGGGAGATAATGAGAGCGGGGAGAAGGACAAAGGAAAGAATACTTCAGAGCAATCTAGTTCAGGAAGTGGTGAAACGTTAGTATTTGGTCGAGGTGGGGATTCGACTTCATTAGACCCGTCAAGAACGACAGAGGGAGAAACATTTAAAGTAACGATTAACCTTTTTGAAACATTATTAACTTTTGAAGATGAGGGGACAGCTGTTGAACCAGGACTTGCGAAGTCTTGGGAGCCATCTGAAGACGGATTAACGTATACATTTGAACTTCAAGAAGGCGTTAAGTTCCACGATGGTACTGATTTTAATGCGGAAGCTGTTGTGAAAAACTTTGAGCGTTGGGCTTCAGGAGATGCGGAAAAGTTCCCATACTATAACTCTATGTTTGGTGGATTTGAAGGTGACGAAGGGCATGTCATTGAATCAGTTACTGCAGAAGGTGAGCATACGGTCGTCATCAAATTAACGCGTCCACAAGCTCCTTTCTTGAAAAACCTTGCAATGGACATGTTCGCAATTGCGAGTCCAACAGCGATTGAAGAACAAGGTGACGATGATTTTGAACGAAATCCAGTCGGAACAGGTCCATTCAAATTTGTTGAGTGGAAACCAAATGATTCCATTACAATAGAGCGTTTCGATGATTATTGGCAAGAGGATTTTCCTAAGTTAGAAAAAGTTATTTTCCGTTCTATTCCAGATAACGCTGCTAGATTGAATGCGTTAATGGCAGGAGAGATTGACTTAGCGGATGGTATTAACCCTTCTGACGGTGCGTCAATCGAAGGCAATCCAGATTTACAGTTATTTGAACGTCCATCTATGAACGTTGGTTATTTAGGATTAACAGTTACACGTGAACCGTTTGACAACAAACTTGTACGACAAGCAATGAACCATGCAATTGATAAACAATCGATCATCGATGCATTTTTTGAAGGGCGCGCAGATATTGCAGTTAACCCGATGCCGCCATCCGTTTCAGGCTATAACGATGAGATTGAAGGGTATGAATACAATCCAGAAAAAGCTAAAGAACTTTTAGAAGAGGCTGGATATGGTGATGGATTTGAAATGGAACTATGGGCAATGCCTGTACCACGTCCTTACATGCCAGACGGCGAGAAAGTTGCAGAAGTGATTCAGAAAAACTTAGCTGACATTGGTATTACAGCGAAAATTGTGTCACACGAATGGGCAACTTATTTAGAGCTTGCAAGTAAAGGTGACGCTGATGCATTTATGCTTGGATGGACTGGAGATAATGGTGACCCAGATAACTTCCTATACGTTCTTCTAGATGAAGATAATATCGGAAGTAATAACTACACGTATTTCAAAAACGATGAAACCCACGAGTTATTTATTGAAGCACAAACAGAAGTTGATGAAGAGAAGCGTATTGAGCTTTATAAAAAAGCACAAGAAATTCTTCATGAAGAAGCACCATGGGTACCACTTGCACACTCAATTCCACTATTAGCAGGGTCGAAAGATATTACAGGATTCTTACCTCATCCAACAGGGTCAGATTTACTTTCAAATGTTGACATTGAAAGATAA
- a CDS encoding ABC transporter ATP-binding protein, whose amino-acid sequence MGSRKIILGVKNLQTTFFTDSGEVPAVDHINFHVKEGEVLGIVGESGCGKSVTSLSIMGLVPNPPGKIVGGEIRFEDKDLLKMTERQMRQVRGNEIAMIFQEPMTSLNPLFTIGSQMVEAILIHEKKMSKKQAHKRAIDMLKLVGLPRANDLMKEYPHQLSGGMRQRVMIAMALVCDPRVLIADEPTTALDVTIQAQILKLMKELNTRLNTAVLLITHDLGVVAETCERVIVMYAGQIIEEAPVKTIFENPQHPYTKGLIQSVPDMRYKKERLYSIAGNVPIPGTVKQGCRFAARCEFAFDRCLSENPELYETSVVQKTRCFLYDEKGVKADDEALIKS is encoded by the coding sequence ATGGGGAGTCGTAAAATCATTTTAGGTGTAAAAAATCTACAAACGACCTTTTTCACAGATTCGGGAGAAGTACCAGCTGTCGATCATATTAATTTTCATGTGAAAGAAGGTGAGGTGCTCGGGATTGTCGGTGAATCCGGTTGCGGAAAAAGCGTAACTTCGCTTTCTATAATGGGGTTAGTCCCAAATCCTCCGGGAAAAATAGTGGGCGGAGAAATACGATTTGAAGATAAAGATTTATTGAAAATGACTGAGCGGCAAATGCGTCAAGTACGCGGCAATGAGATTGCAATGATTTTCCAAGAACCGATGACGTCGTTAAATCCACTGTTTACAATTGGTAGTCAGATGGTAGAAGCCATTTTAATTCATGAAAAGAAAATGTCTAAAAAGCAAGCGCATAAAAGAGCTATAGATATGTTGAAGCTTGTCGGACTTCCGCGAGCGAATGATTTGATGAAAGAATATCCTCATCAACTATCAGGTGGGATGCGACAACGTGTCATGATTGCAATGGCACTCGTATGTGATCCGAGAGTTTTGATTGCAGATGAGCCGACGACTGCATTAGATGTAACCATCCAAGCGCAAATTTTGAAGTTAATGAAAGAGTTGAATACAAGATTAAATACAGCAGTATTGCTCATTACCCATGATCTTGGGGTCGTAGCGGAAACGTGTGAACGAGTAATCGTTATGTATGCTGGTCAAATTATTGAAGAAGCACCTGTGAAAACGATATTTGAAAATCCTCAACATCCTTATACGAAGGGACTTATTCAATCTGTACCAGATATGAGGTATAAGAAAGAACGACTTTATTCAATTGCGGGAAATGTACCGATTCCAGGAACAGTAAAGCAAGGGTGTCGATTTGCGGCGCGGTGTGAATTTGCATTTGACCGATGTCTCAGCGAAAATCCTGAACTCTATGAAACGTCCGTTGTACAAAAAACACGGTGTTTCTTGTATGACGAAAAAGGAGTGAAGGCGGATGACGAAGCCCTTATTAAAAGTTAA